One Prodigiosinella aquatilis DNA window includes the following coding sequences:
- the ridA gene encoding 2-iminobutanoate/2-iminopropanoate deaminase produces MSRIISTEQAPAAIGPYVQGVDLGSMIFTSGQIPVDPKTGLVSDDISAQARQSLENVKAIVEAADLKVSDIVKTTVFVKDLNDFATVNATYEAFFTEHNAPFPARSCVEVARLPKDVKIEIEAIAVRG; encoded by the coding sequence ATGTCACGCATTATCAGTACGGAACAGGCTCCGGCAGCGATTGGCCCTTACGTTCAGGGTGTTGACCTCGGCAGCATGATATTCACATCCGGTCAGATTCCGGTAGACCCGAAAACCGGTCTGGTATCCGACGACATATCCGCGCAAGCGCGTCAATCACTGGAAAACGTCAAGGCGATTGTGGAAGCTGCCGATCTGAAAGTGTCTGATATCGTTAAAACCACCGTATTTGTAAAAGATCTTAACGATTTCGCCACGGTTAACGCCACCTATGAGGCCTTCTTTACTGAACATAATGCGCCGTTCCCGGCCCGTTCCTGTGTAGAAGTCGCTCGTCTGCCAAAAGACGTGAAAATAGAGATAGAAGCCATCGCTGTGCGTGGCTAA